The following are from one region of the Patagioenas fasciata isolate bPatFas1 chromosome 14, bPatFas1.hap1, whole genome shotgun sequence genome:
- the PAIP2 gene encoding polyadenylate-binding protein-interacting protein 2 — MKDPSRSNTSPSIISEDVIINGHSHEDDNPFAEYMWMENEEEFNRQIEEELWEEEFIERCFQEMLEEEEEHEWFIPARDLPQTMDQIQDQFNDLVISDSSSLEDLVVKSNLNPNAKEFVPGVKYLNI; from the exons ATGAAAGACCCGAGTCGCAGCAACACTAGCCCGAGCATCATCAGCGAAGACGTGATCATCAACGGTCACTCTCACGAAGACGACAATCCGTTTGCGGAGTACATGTGGATGGAAAATGAAGAGGAATTTAACCGGCAG ATCGAAGAGGAGTTGTGGGAAGAAGAGTTTATCGAGCGCTGTTTCCAGGAGATgctggaagaagaggaggagcacGAATGGTTTATTCCAGCCCGTGATCTCCCACAAACGATGGATCAAATCCAGGACCAGTTCAATGACCTTGTTATCAGTGACAGCTCATCACTGGAGGATCTGGTG GTCAAGAGTAATCTGAATCCAAACGCAAAggagtttgttcctggggtgaaGTACTTAAATATTTGA